The Nitrospirota bacterium genome window below encodes:
- the thiL gene encoding thiamine-phosphate kinase, producing the protein MSLDEIGEFGIIQRIRKRFQTYSKSTILGIGDDSAVLRARKGSMLLLTSDMFIEGIHFEPSLYPENAYYYIGYKAIASSVSDIAAMGGIPLHSAVSVAVPIKFSLSDIDHLIDGMEYGCKDFRVEIAGGDTARSPAGVVINVCITGEIEDSLYIKRSGASVSDVIFVTGTLGDSAMGLEILKKRVKGQGVRGKGEEFLIRRHLMPQPRIKEGRTIALNRLATSMIDISDGLSSDLW; encoded by the coding sequence ATGAGTCTGGATGAAATAGGCGAATTCGGGATTATCCAACGGATAAGGAAGAGGTTTCAGACATACAGTAAATCTACCATACTCGGTATTGGTGATGATTCAGCGGTTTTGAGAGCGAGGAAAGGTAGTATGCTGCTTTTAACCTCTGATATGTTCATAGAAGGCATCCACTTTGAACCTTCCCTTTATCCAGAGAATGCCTATTATTATATCGGATATAAGGCTATCGCATCAAGTGTAAGTGATATTGCAGCAATGGGGGGTATTCCCTTGCACTCAGCCGTCTCCGTAGCAGTTCCTATTAAGTTCTCATTGAGTGATATTGACCATCTAATCGATGGGATGGAATATGGTTGTAAGGATTTTAGAGTTGAGATTGCAGGGGGAGACACAGCAAGGTCACCTGCAGGGGTAGTGATAAACGTCTGTATCACAGGTGAGATAGAAGATAGCCTGTATATCAAAAGATCGGGTGCCAGTGTGAGCGATGTGATCTTTGTAACAGGTACACTTGGCGATTCAGCGATGGGACTGGAGATACTAAAAAAGAGGGTCAAGGGTCAAGGGGTAAGGGGTAAGGGTGAGGAGTTTTTGATAAGAAGGCATCTGATGCCTCAGCCGAGAATCAAGGAAGGGAGGACGATAGCACTTAACCGTCTGGCAACATCCATGATAGACATCAGCGATGGACTTTCCTCTGATCTATGGC